Genomic window (Ananas comosus cultivar F153 linkage group 16, ASM154086v1, whole genome shotgun sequence):
aaataaattttatgattttatgatatcatttacctagtgaacgaaggggttcaaaatAAACTGTAAGCACGGAAggttccgtgcttccgatagcatagtagcctcactcttatTATTATGTACATGAGAAAATGCTATACTAGGAAAGAGACGAGGTAATTTGACCGATTTACCCCTACCCTCTGACGAGGAGACAATAAAGTTTGACCGAGTCTAGGCAGGGCAGTTTTGTCTTTTTCCCTAAGAAGGGAGAAAAGGCCAACTAAGtgttctatttaattttttccttttgtacTCTTCTCATAAATGGATATCCTTTAAGCCCTCATCACGGGTCTTACAATCTCATCAGCTCACTAACCAACTCTTAACTTTTCTGAGAAAAGGAAAGGAGCTAATTAGTACTAAATTGTCACAAAATAGCTGGCTTTtccttaatattttatataaattaatcatactatatacatattatattatataatttgtgtggagtactattaatagtatgaaaataatatttactgtCGATTTTTTTCTCATTCTGTGCATATCTAGAGTTTAATGGAGATTGATGGAACAGTAATAACTAAAGAATGAAAAAGTTGATATAAATAAAACCAGAGAAAATTATTgagatatttattaaatatatgcCAAAATTAACGGTGAAGAGGAGGCGGTGGTGTTAGTTGTTAGAGAAAAACgattatttcaaattaattaacttaacatGGTATTAGAGTAGTAGTTCCTAAGCTCATTAATCGAGTCCTATCATGCTCTTTATGTTATTTAAATTTCTACTATTTAATTCGGTTTCATCTTTTGACCATCAAAATAATCTCGAGCTCGGACGTGAGAAGGGGATATtacatataaatattgaaaatactgtTCCTTGATAACTTAAACTtagtttggttcgggtataagcaagaactagctattacagggatagatacaagtatggggataagaaaaatagcgtttggatgaaaattgggtcgttttcggggataaaaaaaatattagatagttttatataaaaaataaaagtgttggtggggataactgagaactactattctcgggtaaaaaattagcgtttggatataaaagagggataagggcctatttctatccctatcccctaaccaaacgctgagAACAAAATTAACAGCGAGAGGAAGACGtcttctactactactactgctgctgctgctgctgccgctgctagCTTAGATAGCTATAGATTTTCATTCATCCCTTTGGGAAGGCAGATTCTCAATATATTTGGTGCCCAGTAACTTTCTGGTGCTCAATAATGTAATCATTCATCCAAAATGCGAGATGCATCTCAATAAATGGGGACGACTCCTATGCTTTGCCAAGTGGATGAGATGCCACCCCTATATTCAGATGTACGATTAAATCAATCAGCTGTTTTACTTATATTGTGTATTAAAATATGTAATTAAAGAATCTACGCGATCCGATGTTCTCCTACATCATTTCCCCTTTTTAGACAAATTGCGAAGTATCAATTCCCTTAACTGGATTCACCAATTAGACCACCACAACCCCCCAGAAAACTAaccccctcctcccctcctgCATATAAAAAGTAGAAACAGCAGTACTCCAAAACAACACAATATCCAATTCGATCTGCAGCTCacatctctctttctcatcaATGGCTTCTGGGTCGAAATGGACGTACTCGCAGAACAAGCGGTTCGAGGATGTGCTGGCGGAGTACGCCGAGGACACGCCGGACCGGTGGCACAACGTCGCGCGGGCCGTCGGCGGGGGGATGACGGCGGAGGAAGCCAAGTGGCGCTACGAGCTGCTCGTCAAGGACGTCGAGCTCATCGAGTCCGGCCGCGTCCCGTTCCCCAAGTACGGTACCCCGCCGGGCGAGGCGGCCGCAGCAAAAGCGGCGGCGCGGACGGGGAGGAGAGGTAAGGAGAACTCATTCCAGTAAAATCCTATTATACATAGCTGCTCCATTCATGTCTCGCATAGTGACGAGTTTAGACGCACTCCCAGCGAGAAAATTTTATGTACAGTCGATGagccagattttttttttttttttttaataaaagcgGGATAActcttatttaaatttcaactttaacAACTTAAgcaaattattttactttatgaTTTGGATTGGAGCCCTcaaaatatatctttttctaTTGAGACTCAACTTctgatttttttagaatttttatacgtaattaagtttgaagttttatcaaattattaagTATTATCTGTTTAGTTCAATTTGCTACAAAGTGATTACAATATTTAGCAAAATTACTGATTAATTCCAtagatttcataaatttttagacTAATATCGCTTAATTTAAAAacaatctaaaattaaaaaggtatcaacaaaaagaacaaagaaactGAGGGGGTCACCATAAACTTTTACCTATATAAtatcataaattattaaaaatttgattgttaATTCTACTTTTGGTTTATTTTTTGTACCCAAAGCATTGGACTTCTTAAAACAAGTAAGAAATCAATCGTACTCGCAGTGCAGTTGGCTAAAGACTTGATAGTTagtactttaaattttaaatttgaaacttaattgtttcatcactacaacaaaattagattataaaaatatattttttagacacttttatgtaaatattctatttatgctaaaacatttttaaaaaatctacaaacaaaaagttattctactcaaccaaccAAACTCAGCCCACTCggtccgattacaaataaaaaagaaaaaaaaaaagttgatcatCATCTCCCTTTATCCTCCTCCGTCGCCGCAGCCGACGAGGTAGGGTTCCGGCGGCTGGAGTTCAACCACGAGGATCTCGCAGGGACCGTAGAGGGCTACGATTGTCACATATACCTCCGCCAGAAGTCACTggaggagtgggtgccaaatatCAAGGCGGCCCTACCTATACCGACTCTACATATAGCAACACGTTTAAAAAGTGTCGATAATTTAGCAACAttactttttttgacctgtactgacatttaaaaatatcattatttATTGTAGTGCATATTTCtagctatttaaaaaaaaaaaaaaaaaaaaaaNTTGCAACTTttctaaggaaaaaaaaaaaaggtacagcACATTACTGATTAGGAGTAATTATTTATCATGTttctatttatttcaaaaattgtaGCTATATAAGAAATAACTAAGAatagtttatttctaaacagAATGGTACCTAATGGATCTTACAAGTGATCACATGAAATCTAATCTTGGTGGATTATATCATGCTTTAAAAGGAAAGCCTGACCTTCCAAACTTATGGCTGACAGGGCTGCTGGGTATGCCTTTTCAAGTCACTCTCAGCTGTAGCATTTGAAAAGCCACATAATACTTTATTGtggaaaataatataataaatcttCATATACTTCCAAAGTTCCAAAATTAGTAAGCTGTAGCACTTATGCCTGATTAATTGTGGTCCACATTTTCAACAACTAGGCTCTGTTTGATTTACACATAAAGTGGGGATAATAAAGATTACTTTTGTTATTCTGCCAAACGAAATATTTTTTAGTCCAAATATTTTATTCCGATCAAATTTTACTATTCTGAGTTATTCCGGAATGGCTTGGTATAAATTATTCTACTTTTTTGGCGTAATactgttattttaaaatttaattccaatctttattaaaattataaattgaattaaaattaaattttatagacatgatatctaatatattataataattttattataaaattattaattgtaatatattaatacatattatttatatttaaatattataataatttgttttataaatttatttttacaatagttatttttatattaaattttatttatttgtcaaattcaaccacacttttttttattattctctactATTCATAAATTAAACAAACACATTTTAGTTATTCCTAGAAATAACAGTATTACaaactaaatattattttaactttaCTTTTGCTTCCTGGACTATTCTGAAAGTAGTAAACTATCATTGAATTTGATGAagtgatattatatattatatatatatattataatataatatatatatgagttcgcAATATTGTGTTTTTAAAGTATCAAATATTTGGTAGTTATAAGTTTTTCAtcgttagatttattcttttgatcatttttccctcagattcatattatttaattaaccattcacttaaccctagaggatgcacatttcttaatctaaGACCGAAACATTACCAGCAtaatgattgatatttttaaaaatattagaaactgtcttctctctctctctctcttctctatatatagatattattggagttttatttttaaaggttTATATCTTATTGTGTACTTCAATCACTGTAGCTATAAAACCTTTTTTCCCCTATTTTGCGTTGTCTATAATGGTAAAATGTACATATCCTTATTATTGATCTTCATTAACATGCTCTATGAGAGATCATGTGTTACATTATCTTTTTCACGGTTGAAGTATTTAAAGCCCcattgatgagagagagagagagagagagagagagaaccacaGCTGTGTTTTATAGGATTAGTTGgtgcaaattaattaatgaggGGAGGTGAAAGTTTCAGTGAGTGTGAATGTGTACATGGTGTAACAAGATCATAATCACTAATCtctgatatatttttttaaattttgttatgtGATTTTCGTCttgtaattaagttttttatattataatatattattatatttatatatagagagagagagatgggagagagagagagagaagagagagatggagagagaagagagctaggctgctatactatcaggtagcacggaggcctcgtgctaccaagttgttttcaatgatgcggttataatcgacgatcggctccgttagacttgatctacactattgaaggTATTTGGAacactaaatttataatttttcggcatcatttaccaatcaaacgagtagtctaaaatgaacggctgaaaatgaaaaatctcataaaaatagtgataaagaattcaaaattcaaatcggaagtattggtcttgctattgagtgttaagtagaatttttctattaattttcatcttaatttGGATAATTCTTCACTGTTGAACTTTAAAACGCattatatctaccattaaattagttaattttggAACCTTTTGATCCCtagcaaataatgtcgaaaaatttgaaatttaatcttcaaatacttttaatagtgtgtagatcaagtctaacggagcgatctaTGCGATTTGAACAGCGAATCATTGAACACACTTTACCGGATGCACGAGGCCTCCATTGctacgatagtataccagctagtttctatctctctctcttctctcttctcttctctctctctctctctctctaaaaatcttGACATATAAACTACTTATTAGTTTTTCGCTCAGTGAAATTATTGATTACCTAAGAATTGGTATTCCAATAATACTAGGTAAAAATTATGAGTTGTGGATTCGAATTCTGAAAATTACTAAAAAAGAAAGTTTTATTGAAAGCATGAAGTTAGATTATAGTTGAGCATATTGGTTGCTCCTTTGTGGGAAAGAGAATACGAAGATCCACTTATTTTATAGCAATTTTTGTAAGacaaattatatatgtaaagaGGTCATTTCCAATGGAAACGGGGGAAATTAGAAACTAATGAAggaaattttattgagaaaagtattattattatttttttcaaacagttatattcaaatttttttcgcaaattaaaatttaaacttgcCCCAATCTAATACAAGCCCGTAACTCAAAGATGTgacatatttattataattcacATAATCTAcctcaattctttattttttgagttttaaatCAGTGTGGAATTATTCTGTCCTATGAAGAATAGATGAAGACACAACACACAAATCTACAAATGTATTGGATACAAACAATAATTTCTCATAAATATCAAATGATTTAAATTAATCAAAGAAATTTCAAAGTTAGATCATAAAAGctcacatttttttaaaaaaaaattaatggtccTTTTTACATGACTTATTACTTTcatatgctatttttttttccaccaaaaagaaaagaaaagaataagaaataaaaaaaatgtttgagaCAGCAAAATCCATAGCCAAGTAGTGTACTTAAAAAAGTTTCAACTCTGTTACCCAAAAAAATTATCTAGTTTGAAAcaacttaaaattatttttaacactTTTGCTCTTATTCATGATAAATATAAAGAGATGAGGATTTAATCCATTGAATACGTGtgtaaatttaagaaaaaacttcaaatactactgatgtggttttgtactttcttactttagtgtcttgtgatttaaagtgtatcaatttagtactctgtggttttatttttattttttattatccattccactaatttttttcgttaaatcagtgacaaagttaaaactaaagggtacgaAAGTGAATGTTCGATAAATCTAGAcgggtatctaaaatttattgtatataatttaacgaaatattaacgaaggagctgacgaaaagagaaaaataaaagccaCATAATACTagcttgatatactttaaaccgtAGGAtatatactaaagtgagaatgtgTAAAAGCACaggagtgatatttgaagtttaccctaaatttAATTCAACAGATATCTAAaggtaaaaattgaataattcaaaatctcacaaaataacAAGAGCTTTGGATTGACTCCCATACCATGGCACACCCTTACCcaataatctaattttaataCCATAGAGATTTATTGAAATTGGATCTCATAAACTAATCCCATTGCTTATTCGTTTCTCTATACATTTGTTTACTCCAAatctaacaaaatatttagcttaattatgtttggataaaatttaaatctccattattaatttttatctgatGCATTATCATAAGTGTTGGAATattaacaaaaatcaaaatttattaattaatgccCCACTAACCAATTGTAGCTACCCACACATTTCTCTATTAATTAGTCTCCCATCTTTTACTAGAAAAAATGTGTGATGTTTATGATTTAGATAAGTATAATAATTAATGTTAACACTTCATAACGTGAACTTAATTAATATCAGGAttactaattattatatattaatatttcgttTGAAGATAAATGTGCATGGCACGTTATGTGGACCACTTGTGAAAGAGAGGTGCgactaattcaaaattttttaatcaattgTTGGATTTGGTGCACCACATCACTTGTAGACCAAATGATTCGCTCTATTTGCGGTGAAAAATTGTAAGAGGTGTTGGTGTGGTGGTGAAATTATTATTCGGAGTTCCGAGTAATTGATTTATTATACCATAATAAGAGATTTTGTAATTTTCATACTTTATGAAAATTATTATGAATTGTCcaataataattagaatatattttccaataaattttttttaaaattttttagggttactaagctaaaaaattaatattcaagTCAACGGTTAACTAcctgaaagaaaaataatgccCGTATccttaaataattatttataaaagacaatataaattttgatttttttcactttctaacTCTAATTAACCGTTGTTGATTgtgctaaaaaataataaaaataaaattaaagtaattaaGACAGAGCGGTTAATATGAATACCAGATAACGCAGATTCAATCGCgccaataaaaaatagttatgAGATGTATTTGTGTCTCACTTcagatatttattattttttaattaaaattctgAATTATCTATTTTTCTGCGTAGTTGTTGGATTATAATTTGAAAGTtagagaaattttattaaaatattccgCACGTGATTCGAGggagattttaaaattgattcCGACGTGGATCCACGTcggaatcaaatttaaaattgattcaACTGGTCTCGGTTCACCACGTCAGATTGGTATGACATGAATTCAACTGGTCTCGGTTCACCACGTGAGCTGGACCGGTTCTTTGATTCAAATTAAGTCGTGCTGCAACATTCGTCCAcagtaactctctctctctctctctctcaatctttaatttagtttagattttataaaaaaattaatttttgaatgaGCGATTAGAGAGGGAGATAAATGGCTAAGATGTTTTACTCTTATTTtactctaaaatttataaatttaattttttgaggttgttttatttttttccctccaaaagctattggaaaaaaaaaaagtaatttaaatACCATACTTTTAACAAATATTCTAGTTTTATAACATTTTTCAAAAAAGCCTAATGGTAGAGTGATATATCAGGTACAACTCTAGCTTTTATCGTgtagcttattttgaggtaaatacACCGGAGAATTTATGGTACAAAAAGCCTATAGttattgtaaaaattttatagggttacttttatatagttttttgtaaatatatcgaataacaaaattatatctctataaaatttaatttttcatatttattcttataaaagtctagcgatattcatatttgtctatttattttgttacagttaaaacattatttattttttaataataaataagtgAAACGATATTTTTTTCgtcacaaatatgtctctccaaTAATcttaactattaaaattatgtaaaaatattcttcaaaaaattttcaactgtAATCATCTTTCTTTCTATATTACAAATAATGTAAGAggagtaaaataattaatttacttcATTCAGTAAtcaagattaagtattttatttataattaactatatttttctaaggAATCCTAACTGTAGGAgtatgtttgaaaatattagaacttcaATATGTTTACATAGAGTTGTATACAATTAACCCGTATACATGTATAAGTGGTGCGGTCCACGTAGGACGTGGTGGACCAGGCTCACTCTCAGCCAGGTCATCACTCTCCGCGGGCCCCGCTACACTGTTCCAACGACCTCTCTCTctaactccctctctctctctctctaaccggttgaaggagaaaagaaggggaagaagaaaagaggaagaagaaaaagagaggaagaaaaggaaggagaagaaggagaagaaggtttggGAGCTCTTCTTCACCTCATTCTTGGTTTAGGGCTTGCTttagagcaaaccctagaggtaagctctaaccctagttttggatttctaaggtttggatggtttttgttgcttttattggttcaaatggaacctaatgagcttagaGATGATGGANctccctctctctctctctctctctctctctctctctctctcttctctctctcggTTTCTCGTTCTCGCTCCCTACACTCTCGCTTCGTTGTTCCCTCCACCtcctttctctatctctctcgtCCCTCAGGAGCGAGCTAGGGTTTGATAGagatcggaggaggaggaggaggaggaggaagacgacGAAGCTGCATACGATGATcacgagcggcggcggcggaggtggggACGAGAGCGGcggggaggaggcggagagGTCGTCGTCGGACCTCCGGCGACCGTTCCTTCACACGGGGAGCTGGTACAAgatgagcggcgcggcggtggcggcggcggggtcGGGGATGGGGTCGGCGCAGTCGAGCCTCATGGGGTCCTCCGCCATGGTGCTCCGCGACTCATCCGTCTCCGTCGTGCTCTGCACCCTCATCGTCGCCCTCGGCCCCATCCAGTTCGGCTTCACCGGGGGCTACTCCTCCCCCACCCAGGACGGCATCATCGCCGATCtccacctctccctctccgagGTTCGATCACCATTCCTGATCCCGGATTTTGAATGATTTGGATGTGATTCACGGTCTAATTATGCTGTTTCGGAAGGAATGTAGATGTCGACGAAGAGACAGCACGAgatattatgaattaattatatACATTACTCGAATGATGCAACAATTTAATCAAGTATAATTCAATTACCCGGAAAATAAGGTGATTATGtcagatattttattttttgtattgttatgctgtttatttatatttttttaaaccgAATTCTCCCTCTCTAGGGTCCCTTGCCACCATTTCCAACTCCCTGAACAGTTCcttgttttagatttttttttttcgaatttttaaaggaattgttttccttttttttttaggtctAATTTTCTCCAGTTATTCACTTGTTTAGATGTTGACAAAGAAAAAGcacaaaaaattaagaataatcTGTCTATATTATTCAAACAATTCAAGTATTTTATTTCATTGGTTATTTGTCTCAATGTTTAAATTTCTTACTGTGACAACGCAAGAAAatgagataattaattaaaattgtttttaactattttgctgtgcgttgattttttttttttttacttctcttgACATACCGAAAGCACAGGAAATTGATAATTAGCTGGATAACTATTCAAATAGTTCGAGAATTTGTCCAAATTTAGTTTACATCTTACTGTATAATATATACTCTTATTCATGATAGCTTTTGGGTTTTTAGCCCTTCTGAATCAACAAACAGTTGATGTTTTTATTGTCTCTATAACTACTAATAACTATTTCACTCGGACCACAAGAAAAAATAAGGTAATTATATCAGATGttttaattgttattttatattatgtttcCATAAAGGGCAAAGCGATCTGATTTTCCAATCTATATCAACGGATTGCTTTTTTGATCATGCTGAACAAACGCGGAATGAGATATTTGTGATCAcgctctttttcttccttttctctaATTGAACTCAAATGTTGGTTATTTGATTGGGTTTGGTTGCGGATTTATGTTTCAGTTTTCGATCTTTGGTTCTCTCTCCAATGTGGGTGCGATGGTTGGGGCCATTGCAAGTGGGCAGATGGCAGAGTATATCGGACGTAAAGGGGTAGAAACTCTCTTGCTATCTCGGCCAATTCTAAATCTAGCCACTGTAAAAtagatttgatttttgatgtgTAATGAATGGAAATGGTACTTGTTTTGCAGTCATTGATGATTGCCTCCATTCCGAATATTATAGGTTGGCTTGCAATATCATTTGCACAAGTGGGTAATTTTTCAAGTTTATATCTTTATTTTTGCTTTCCACTCGTCTGTTTGGATGTCATATTGATTTAGGTACATGGTAAATACAATTTTACCAGGATTCATCATTCTTGTATATGGGGAGGTTGCTGGAAGGATTTGGAGTTGGTATTATCTCCTACACGGTTGGCTAAGATTCCCTTCCCTGTTTAAAAAACCATTTAGAAATTCTTTTTGGCTACTCTTTGATTCTCTTGACCatgctctattatatatatctaggTACCTGTATACATAGCAGAGATAGCTCCCCAGAACATGAGAGGAGCCCTCGGCGCTGTAAATCAGGTAGGTTCATTCTTCGCGATAGCAAatccttcctctttttcttttgttctctaaTAGTGATCattacaagtttttttttttttttttccgatccACTGTTTTCAGCTGTCTATTACAATTGGCGTTTTACTGGCTTACCTACTCGGTATGTTTGTCCCATGGAGACTGCTTGCTGTGATAGGTGAAGTACCTAATTCTTTTGGTATCTTGAGTTGGGATTGGTGATATTTTGGTGATTTATAAGCTGCTTTGACTTTAAAGAAAATTTGCAAGTGGATGCGTACTCTCATTGGGAATGAGACAAAATTAGTTACTTATACAGTCAAGCTTGTTCCTTTTTCATTATCATGCCAAGTAAAAGCGAACTGTTCTCTTGATGCTTGATTAACTGTTCAATGATCTCTGACCTACCATTAATTACAGGCACTTTACCCTGCATAATCCTTGTACCTGGTTTATTCTTTATTCCTGAGTCTCCAAGGTGGCTGGTAAGAGTCATGGTATATTTGCTTGTTGAACAAAAGAGCTGGAACCTACTAAAACCCTTCTTCCCCACTATATCTAGGCAAAGATGGGGTTGATGGAAGATTTTGAGACTTCGTTACAAGTTTTGAGGGGATTTGACACTGACATTTCTCTGGAAATTAATGATATCAAGGTTGGTATTGTCCTTCTTTTCTGAATGTTTATAAATCATTTTCATCACATTAGCTAGCTAGTCACTGGATCACTAGGAGCTTATGTGCCAGGTGATGTGTTCTAACCAAATGTGTCAAACTTACTTATTTGATGGCCTGCTTTTTGGCAGAGAGCAGTAGCATCAGCAAATAAAAGGACAACACTCCATTTGTCGCATCTAAACCAGAAAAGATACCGCACTCCACTTTTGGTAAGTTGATTTCTGTCATTTCTTCAGTTATATTATAACTGGCCAGTAGTTTAGCATGTGAGTATTAATGCCTTGTGCTATAATGTTACAGCTCGGGATCGGCCTGCTTGTGCTGCAGCAGCTAAGTGGAATCAATGGTATCGTATTTTATGCTGGCAACATTTTTAAATCTGCCGGTAAGTTAATCCAGTATTTGGTTTTCTTATTGCTTCACTCTTGCACCGCAGTAAATAACAATTTGTTCAATATATATTAGTTTAGTGCCTTGATTGTATTAAtgttagttttaatattttatttgcccattattcttgattttgttttgtttattaatGCTTGTTGATTTTCTAATTAAACGCTACTTTTTTAGCAGAACTTCCTCTTTCATCTGCGTATTGTTGCTCATTATGAGGTGTGGTTTTGATAACTCTTAAGATGATAGAGATTATTGTCTTATTAGTCTTCTATGCATCTCTAAGAGTATAAAATATCGATGCAATACCCTCTTGCTAATATCATTAACCATTATATTAGTTACAACAGGGTGTTTACAGAACTCAAGCAACATTGATCCAGTT
Coding sequences:
- the LOC109722452 gene encoding protein RADIALIS-like 3; amino-acid sequence: MASGSKWTYSQNKRFEDVLAEYAEDTPDRWHNVARAVGGGMTAEEAKWRYELLVKDVELIESGRVPFPKYGTPPGEAAAAKAAARTGRRG
- the LOC109722371 gene encoding sugar transporter ERD6-like 6, with protein sequence MITSGGGGGGDESGGEEAERSSSDLRRPFLHTGSWYKMSGAAVAAAGSGMGSAQSSLMGSSAMVLRDSSVSVVLCTLIVALGPIQFGFTGGYSSPTQDGIIADLHLSLSEFSIFGSLSNVGAMVGAIASGQMAEYIGRKGSLMIASIPNIIGWLAISFAQDSSFLYMGRLLEGFGVGIISYTVPVYIAEIAPQNMRGALGAVNQLSITIGVLLAYLLGMFVPWRLLAVIGTLPCIILVPGLFFIPESPRWLAKMGLMEDFETSLQVLRGFDTDISLEINDIKRAVASANKRTTLHLSHLNQKRYRTPLLLGIGLLVLQQLSGINGIVFYAGNIFKSAGLTDSNLATCGLGAIQVLATAVTTWFLDKAGRRILLIISTAGMTISLFFVSAAFFLEDIFSEDSHIHHVLSILSLVGLVANIVAFSFGLGAIPWIIMSEILPVNIKSLAGSVATLANWLTSFIVTMTANLLLNWSNGGTFTIYAIVSAFTLVFVILWVPETKGKTLEDIQWSFR